A single Pseudodesulfovibrio aespoeensis Aspo-2 DNA region contains:
- a CDS encoding glycine zipper domain-containing protein: MMFGLQKTRFPSLALTSLLILCLLLPGCQATKKDTGTAAGAVLGAAAGMFFGKGVGKVVAIGLGAVVGGFIGNQIGGYLDEQDKLALEKESAKALSNLNDGDTAKWDNPDTKAEAELTVVKTETVQRSIPIVRHKEVQKPGTLSLIGEPYEILTDSNVRFGPSMEFDVARVLKKGSVVLAVGQVKNANWILVNQDRQAIGYIHASLVGKEGTLAAHEAGRKATSTVAVMRPALDLDALSGDMAATKAVRPAIDLDEMVASYPDTPETEDLVAERVDVEAPARTMKMKVVTPRGVEETTVVASKGTDGAWEIL, translated from the coding sequence ATGATGTTTGGCCTTCAGAAAACCCGCTTTCCCTCTCTTGCACTCACTTCCCTGTTGATTCTGTGCCTGTTGCTGCCGGGTTGCCAGGCCACCAAGAAGGACACAGGTACCGCTGCCGGGGCTGTCTTGGGCGCGGCAGCCGGAATGTTTTTCGGCAAAGGCGTGGGCAAGGTCGTTGCCATTGGTTTGGGCGCGGTGGTCGGCGGCTTTATCGGCAATCAGATTGGCGGGTACCTTGACGAACAGGACAAGCTGGCCCTTGAAAAGGAGTCGGCCAAGGCTCTCTCGAATCTGAATGATGGAGACACCGCCAAATGGGATAACCCTGACACCAAGGCGGAAGCGGAACTCACTGTTGTCAAAACCGAGACCGTCCAAAGGAGTATCCCGATCGTCAGGCACAAGGAAGTCCAGAAGCCTGGAACCCTTTCTTTGATCGGTGAACCATATGAAATCCTGACGGACTCTAACGTGCGCTTTGGGCCTTCGATGGAGTTCGATGTGGCCCGGGTACTCAAGAAGGGGAGTGTCGTTCTCGCTGTCGGGCAAGTGAAGAATGCCAACTGGATTCTGGTAAATCAGGATCGTCAGGCCATCGGGTATATCCATGCCTCTCTTGTCGGAAAGGAAGGCACTCTGGCTGCCCATGAGGCCGGAAGGAAGGCTACAAGCACTGTAGCCGTGATGCGCCCCGCCCTCGATCTGGATGCGTTGTCGGGCGACATGGCGGCGACAAAGGCCGTTCGGCCAGCCATTGACCTTGACGAGATGGTGGCTAGCTATCCCGATACCCCCGAGACTGAAGACTTGGTTGCAGAGAGGGTGGATGTGGAAGCTCCGGCCAGAACCATGAAAATGAAAGTTGTCACGCCGCGCGGAGTGGAAGAGACTACGGTCGTGGCAAGCAAGGGGACGGACGGAGCCTGGGAGATCCTTTAA
- a CDS encoding DUF4852 domain-containing protein: protein MQICCRALLLAVVCALVPAGFSHAASWHKVAYSRKLGAEVFVSQGQGNWCKETVEAKILLDAESPLLVEGLEDFLQTASAVIARDCEAVSKTRLRVFNRSGEGLVANYMASIQDEWRPVKADPSAMPVEMASSEQAGHSEPARTQDTKAAKAVKADYINLVAGVMPPAQDVLADEQAIIDYVKTKDCEAVQRAERDEFALAKLKHDARAEAEAFLRSAKPELVELTFPARLGEYDFDKSAFPFAPMPTGTSKKVGAGWSLWCPKNTTFPESIQVSIKGGEVIQHLAMAPDAAESLLKSMRGDRQVTIRATLRVVQWGQYLRKDRTPPTVTTVPCAVTVSMPKTGEAFFEYPSSWLEPRVAAWQKENEEIEREQRLRQEAERLRQEREKQAQTERIMTGTEPILATSEIVLAHFKKLSDPKTSGATTVNGVDVRRPLLLQVTPQFKENVFKVLSTTQDAVAVLNQGGASAGADIGFRSDEGRITVVVQNSRDFATVVIPADVLPGVKEGLGAARFPLAPTIQLSYVAEPVGYAQDPWKDGRLLYVHAVKCRYHIKMMDQGNGQTWEVEASSKKQPFTQKKDDRTARTLSLIGVTGGMESDKVESLVAETLKLPLKFDEHVKILASPDTTPSTQRDILALLYGGEAVVPGHRDFKGFFVQTGKSLMGFGSPVYSLRQAVLKQTAAPQEKEAILEGLVAKFGEPDLTLSERGLDVYNWGRRITDDRSGMPVGKELRRPVSALEAQVYSSETGVLTVLILTDGELYPVKANITTQTVF from the coding sequence ATGCAGATTTGTTGTAGGGCCTTGCTGCTGGCTGTCGTTTGCGCTCTTGTACCAGCAGGGTTTTCCCATGCCGCTTCCTGGCACAAGGTCGCTTACTCAAGGAAGCTGGGGGCGGAAGTGTTCGTCAGCCAGGGGCAAGGCAATTGGTGCAAGGAGACTGTCGAGGCCAAGATCCTTCTTGATGCCGAGAGTCCCTTGTTGGTTGAGGGGCTCGAAGATTTCTTGCAAACCGCGAGCGCGGTCATCGCCCGTGATTGTGAAGCGGTGAGTAAAACGCGCCTGCGCGTGTTCAACAGGTCGGGAGAGGGATTGGTTGCCAATTATATGGCCTCCATTCAGGATGAGTGGCGACCCGTCAAAGCTGATCCGTCGGCTATGCCGGTTGAAATGGCATCCAGCGAACAGGCCGGGCATTCCGAGCCCGCCAGGACGCAGGACACCAAGGCCGCCAAGGCCGTCAAGGCGGATTACATCAACCTTGTCGCGGGAGTCATGCCACCCGCGCAGGACGTTCTGGCCGATGAACAGGCAATAATCGACTATGTAAAAACCAAAGATTGCGAGGCGGTCCAGAGAGCTGAAAGGGACGAGTTCGCCCTGGCGAAATTGAAGCACGATGCCAGAGCCGAGGCCGAGGCCTTTTTGCGGAGTGCAAAACCTGAGCTGGTTGAACTGACTTTTCCGGCTCGGCTTGGCGAGTATGATTTTGACAAGAGCGCCTTTCCTTTTGCGCCAATGCCTACGGGCACGAGCAAGAAGGTCGGTGCCGGTTGGTCTTTGTGGTGTCCCAAGAATACCACTTTTCCCGAGAGCATCCAGGTGTCTATCAAAGGCGGTGAGGTGATTCAGCATCTCGCCATGGCCCCTGACGCCGCGGAATCCCTCCTGAAGTCCATGCGTGGAGACAGGCAGGTCACGATCAGGGCAACACTCAGGGTCGTGCAGTGGGGGCAGTATTTACGGAAGGACCGTACGCCGCCGACCGTCACGACGGTTCCTTGCGCCGTGACGGTCTCCATGCCTAAAACAGGTGAAGCATTTTTTGAATATCCAAGCAGTTGGCTTGAACCCCGTGTGGCCGCATGGCAGAAGGAAAATGAAGAGATAGAAAGAGAACAACGGCTGCGGCAGGAAGCGGAGCGTCTCCGGCAGGAGCGCGAGAAACAGGCCCAGACCGAACGCATTATGACAGGAACCGAGCCGATTCTTGCCACCTCAGAAATTGTCCTTGCCCATTTCAAAAAGCTGTCCGACCCGAAAACGTCCGGTGCGACCACAGTCAATGGCGTCGATGTGAGACGCCCGCTCCTTCTCCAGGTGACTCCGCAGTTCAAGGAAAATGTCTTCAAGGTGCTCTCCACCACCCAAGACGCAGTGGCGGTTCTCAACCAGGGCGGGGCAAGCGCTGGAGCCGATATTGGTTTCCGATCCGACGAGGGAAGGATTACGGTCGTTGTGCAAAATAGCAGGGATTTTGCAACGGTCGTCATTCCCGCCGATGTCTTGCCTGGCGTGAAGGAGGGACTGGGCGCCGCAAGGTTTCCCCTGGCCCCCACAATACAGCTGAGCTATGTGGCAGAACCTGTGGGATATGCGCAGGACCCGTGGAAGGATGGCAGGCTCCTCTATGTCCACGCCGTCAAATGTCGTTACCACATAAAGATGATGGATCAGGGCAATGGACAGACCTGGGAGGTCGAAGCCTCATCGAAAAAACAGCCGTTCACCCAGAAAAAAGATGATCGTACTGCCCGGACGCTGTCGTTGATTGGCGTCACGGGGGGCATGGAGAGCGACAAGGTTGAAAGCCTTGTGGCCGAGACGCTCAAACTGCCCCTGAAGTTTGATGAGCATGTCAAGATTCTCGCTTCACCTGATACGACCCCGTCAACGCAGAGAGATATTCTCGCGTTATTGTATGGGGGAGAAGCTGTTGTCCCAGGCCATCGGGATTTCAAGGGTTTTTTCGTCCAAACCGGCAAGTCGCTGATGGGCTTTGGTTCTCCGGTGTACTCCCTGCGCCAGGCTGTGCTGAAGCAGACGGCTGCGCCTCAGGAGAAAGAGGCCATTCTTGAAGGCCTGGTTGCCAAGTTCGGTGAACCTGATCTGACATTGAGCGAAAGAGGGTTGGACGTTTACAACTGGGGCAGGAGGATCACGGATGACAGGTCGGGAATGCCTGTCGGAAAAGAACTTCGTCGTCCGGTTTCGGCGCTCGAAGCTCAGGTGTACAGCAGCGAAACCGGAGTCCTTACCGTGCTGATCCTCACGGACGGCGAGCTCTACCCGGTCAAGGCCAACATAACGACGCAGACGGTTTTTTGA
- a CDS encoding flavodoxin family protein: MKVIAINGSARKGGNTALMIRRVFQELETEGIETEMIELSGKAMHGCIACYKCAKNKDRRCAVTKDFVNDCIAAMDAADGIILGSPTYFANVSAVISG, from the coding sequence ATGAAGGTAATCGCCATCAACGGCAGCGCGCGCAAGGGAGGCAACACCGCCCTGATGATCCGCCGCGTGTTCCAGGAGCTTGAGACCGAGGGTATCGAAACAGAAATGATCGAGCTGTCGGGCAAGGCCATGCACGGCTGCATCGCCTGCTACAAGTGCGCCAAGAACAAGGACCGCCGCTGCGCGGTCACCAAGGATTTCGTCAATGACTGTATCGCGGCCATGGACGCGGCGGACGGCATCATCCTCGGCTCACCCACCTACTTTGCCAACGTCTCCGCCGTTATATCGGGTTAA